A genomic segment from Aegilops tauschii subsp. strangulata cultivar AL8/78 chromosome 1, Aet v6.0, whole genome shotgun sequence encodes:
- the LOC109740093 gene encoding uncharacterized protein: protein MPNSIITDNGTNFTKGALTQYCSVSGIRLNLASVAHSQSNGQVERANGLILSGTKPRLVEPLIRSPEAVIPTDVEFDSPRVTMYTEAEAKEAREDGVDLLEEARLLALSRSAIYHQGLRHYLSKKIKPLPFREGDLVLRLVQEQTGQHKLSSPWEGPFIVSKALCDRNAYYLIDTRKTNKRKRDTAGEETTRPWNAELLRPFYS from the exons ATGCCGAACAGCATCATCACGGACAACGGCACCAACTTCACCAAGGGCGCGCTCACGCAGTACTGCTCCGTCTCCGGCATCCGCCTAAACCTGGCTTCCGTCGCACATTCGCAGtccaacggccaggtcgagcgggcCAACGGTCTCATCCTATCCGGCACCAAGCCGCGACTCGTCGAGCCGCTCATCCGTTCACCCG aagccgtcatcccgaccgacGTCGAGTTTGACTCACCGCGCGTCACGATGTACACGGAAGCCGAAGCAAAAGAAGCCcgtgaagacggcgtcgacctgctcgaagaagcGCGTCTCCTAGCGCTCAGTCGCTCAGCCATCTACCATCAAGGTCTGAGGCATTACCTtagcaagaagatcaagcccctccCTTTCCGAGAGGGAGACCTCGTCCTCCGACTCGTCCAAGAGCAGACTGGCCAACACAAGCTGTCCTCCccatgggagggccccttcatcgtcagcaaggcCTTATGCGACCGCAACGCGTACTACCTCATTGACACCCGCAAGACAAACAAGCGCAAGAGGGACACCGCCGGCGAAGAAACAACCCGGCCATGGAATGCGGAGCTCCTCCGCCCATTTTACAGTTAG